The Xenopus tropicalis strain Nigerian chromosome 2, UCB_Xtro_10.0, whole genome shotgun sequence genome window below encodes:
- the fzd4 gene encoding frizzled-4, which produces MGVRALALCLPLLGCLVGHIAGFGDEEERRCDPIRISMCQNLGYNVTKMPNLVGHELQADAELQLTTFTPLIQYGCSSQLQFFLCSVYVPMCTEKINIPIGPCGGMCLSVKRRCEPVLKEFGFAWPESLNCSKFPPQNDHNHMCMEGPGDDEVPVHSKTPVLPGEDCNSFGPNSDQYTWVKRSMNCVLKCGYDSGLYSRLSKEFTDIWMAVWASLCFISTAFTVLTFLIDSSRFCYPERPIIFLSMCYNIYSIAYIVRLTVGRERISCDFEEAAEPVLIQEGLKNTGCAIIFLLMYFFGMASSIWWVILTLTWFLAAGLKWGHEAIEMHSSYFHIAAWAIPAVKTIVILIMRLVDADELTGLCYVGNQNIDALTGFVVAPLFTYLVIGTLFIAAGLVALFKIRSNLQKDGTKTDKLERLMVKIGVFSVLYTVPATCVIACYFYEISNWNVFRYTADDSNMAVEMLNIFMSLLVGITSGMWIWSAKTLHTWQKCTNRLVNSGKVKRKKRVDGWVKPGKGNETVV; this is translated from the exons ATGGGAGTAAGAGCTTTAGCCTTGTGTTTGCCCCTCCTGGGCTGCCTTGTGGGGCACATCGCTGGCTTTGGGGATGAAGAGGAGCGGCGCTGCGACCCCATCAGGATCTCAATGTGCCAGAACCTTGGCTACAATGTCACCAAAATGCCCAACCTGGTGGGACACGAATTGCAAGCAGATGCCGAGCTCCAACTCACCACCTTTACCCCTCTCATACAGTATGGGTGCTCCAGTCAGCTCCAG TTCTTCCTTTGCTCGGTGTACGTCCCAATGTGCACGGAGAAGATTAATATCCCCATCGGGCCCTGCGGCGGGATGTGCCTCTCGGTCAAAAGAAGATGCGAGCCGGTTCTGAAGGAGTTTGGGTTTGCCTGGCCGGAGAGCTTGAACTGCAGCAAATTCCCGCCGCAGAATGACCACAATCACATGTGCATGGAGGGGCCGGGAGATGACGAAGTCCCCGTGCATAGCAAGACCCCCGTGCTGCCGGGGGAGGACTGTAATTCCTTCGGACCCAATTCCGACCAGTACACTTGGGTTAAGAGGAGCATGAACTGCGTCCTAAAGTGCGGCTACGATTCCGGCCTGTACAGCCGCCTGTCCAAGGAGTTCACGGACATCTGGATGGCCGTCTGGGCCAGTTTGTGCTTCATCTCCACCGCCTTCACCGTCCTCACCTTCCTCATCGACTCGTCCCGGTTCTGTTACCCCGAACGACCCATCATCTTTCTCAGCATGTGTTACAATATTTATAGCATCGCTTACATTGTCCGACTGACGGTGGGCCGGGAGAGGATATCCTGCGATTTTGAAGAGGCGGCAGAACCGGTTCTGATTCAGGAAGGGCTGAAGAATACTGGCTGCGCAATCATTTTCCTACTCATGTACTTTTTCGGGATGGCGAGCTCCATCTGGTGGGTCATCCTGACGCTGACTTGGTTCTTGGCCGCCGGCCTAAAGTGGGGGCACGAGGCTATAGAGATGCACAGTTCCTATTTCCACATTGCAGCCTGGGCCATCCCGGCCGTGAAGACCATAGTCATCCTCATCATGCGATTGGTGGATGCCGACGAGCTGACCGGGCTGTGCTACGTGGGCAACCAAAACATTGATGCGCTCACGGGCTTTGTGGTCGCACCTTTATTTACCTATTTAGTTATAGGCACTTTGTTCATTGCCGCCGGACTCGTAGCGCTGTTTAAAATTAGGTCCAACCTCCAAAAAGACGGAACGAAAACGGACAAACTGGAGAGACTGATGGTGAAAATCGGCGTCTTCTCCGTCCTGTACACCGTGCCGGCCACGTGCGTCATCGCGTGCTACTTCTACGAAATCTCCAACTGGAACGTGTTCCGTTACACCGCCGACGACTCCAACATGGCGGTGGAAATGCTCAATATATTTATGTCCCTACTGGTGGGGATCACCTCCGGCATGTGGATCTGGTCGGCCAAAACCCTGCACACGTGGCAGAAGTGCACCAACCGGCTCGTGAACTCGGGGAAAGTGAAAAGGAAGAAACGGGTGGACGGGTGGGTGAAGCCGGGGAAAGGCAACGAGACTGTGGTATAG